From one Dermacentor andersoni chromosome 1, qqDerAnde1_hic_scaffold, whole genome shotgun sequence genomic stretch:
- the LOC126548176 gene encoding uncharacterized protein isoform X4: protein MSGTRAYAIGQDELQRRLKKLHHEKELIVNVLDHMLKRMDLMVAHVSSLTNMNQFLCYFMDASSTMEHMYMKLFKIHVLLTEDTYVDAEQQRVPHMAITYSFHASSDQSSNSQLAVLEAKDRLNCLSSSSQHASSALPHLSICDEVLGRQTSAASFALPQETAAAISSLTAAYARLASGSSLTAPTCDSSGRPPAMAANCNATPGSEIPATPGPAVPGPATPGHVAPDPTIPVTFTTPLASTQAPTVAPPVHQPSAEAAGAVCGESVGPVSFDQGDAYSYEEEGDQNKWSKLGPCVSVRNIPPTPVLPAQSQGSPNWVASDNAAAMRNFTQQKPPESASRPCTSAAAQLPSKPKPPGIPSPNAGVVGTTQDIVLSFYKTPSEFWIQLTTSANILETLLKRLHEHYSSSARRREFTLRAGMYCAAYYAEDGHWYRARILQVTPDHAKVFYVDFGNIDRVDIDCVSFLEEEFASLPAQGFCCSIKGVRSPCGPGMWTIAAVRTFRNMISRQGTKLQAYFHSQDIVTGRFIVDILSDNEDHIPKNLSQEFLSLCSAERAPLPKNQQGMNFTTKRHETRPVVTMSQATSSPVTTAAAVTSSTAMPLVGTPAATTTSVYMPLPGMHTGPALSTSVPPPGMFPAGMPAVNIASASTLPCHTPPTSKAQVSVPHRGMPLAGTPSDGMAPPSAGMSPPPADMAPQPSAGMAPPPAGMSPPPADMASPLSADMATPPTSKATPPTGMTPPPAGMVPLPTGMAPPSDVAPRPTGMGPAPSGTAPSPAGTAPPPAGLAQYSTGTAPAPTVKALRPTSAAPAPAGMVPPRKPVATVPPATITPNAMTPAATSMAPTAMAPAAMAPAAALPGGMESHGMHPATLPPDNLRQAGTAPPALPPALPPVTVPPAVLPEGDTFCVCISVVFNPSDFYGQIVEKANTTAKVLEELQQELNKCGAQSEAPTEEMVNKGSFWICRFQGDKNWYRARVLDVLPGLTCRRFRVLYLDYGNRSTVLCSSLRPLPPELTSLPACAHRMSLAFVCPKKGSKWDHSATGVFVKETGFDVSLIAEKKGHRRSGYEDIMEVVLWNRNGPTAVNINVVLVEQDVALLKAME from the exons ATGTCAGGTACGCGGGCGTATGCCATCGGTCAGGACGAGCTACAGAGGCGCCTGAAGAAGCTTCACCATGAAAAAGAGTTGATCGTGAACGTGCTAGATCACATGCTAAAAAGG ATGGATCTGATGGTGGCTCACGTGAGCAGCCTGACAAACATGAACCAGTTCCTTTGCTATTTTATGGATGCCAGTAGCACAATGGAGCACATGTATATGAAACTCTTCAAGATTCATGTCCTGCTCACCGAGGATACTTATGTTGATGCTGAACAACAGAGAGTTCCTCATATGGCTATAACATACTCATTCCATGCAAGCAGTGATCAAAGCAGCAACTCCCAGCTTGCTGTACTTGAAGCAAAGGATAGGCTGAACTGCCTGTCATCTAGT TCGCAGCATGCTTCCTCTGCATTGCCACATCTGTCCATCTGTGATGAGGTGCTGGGACGTCAAACATCGGCTGCAAGTTTTGCACTTCCACAGGAAACTGCTGCTGCGATTTCATCACTCACTGCAGCATATGCAAGACTCGCAAGCGGGTCATCGCTAACAGCACCAACTTGTGACAGCTCCGGAAGGCCCCCTGCCATGGCAGCAAACTGTAATGCAACTCCGGGCAGTGAAAT CCCTGCTACACCCGGCCCTGCTGTACCCGGCCCAGCTACACCTGGTCATGTTGCGCCTGACCCTACTATCCCTGTGACATTTACAACGCCACTGGCATCTACACAGGCACCTACAGTTGCGCCACCTGTACACCAGCCTTCTGCTGAAGCTGCTGGTGCTGTTTGTGGGGAAAGTGTTGGTCCTGTAAGCTTTGATCAAGGTGATGCATACTCCTATGAGGAAGAAGGTGACCAGAACAAATGGTCCAAGCTTGGACCATGTGTGTCAGTGCGAAACATTCCCCCGACCCCTGTGCTTCCTGCACAAAGCCAAGGTAGCCCAAATTGGGTGGCCAGTGATAATGCAGCTGCAATGCGCAACTTCACGCAACAGAAACCACCAGAGAGTGCTTCAAGGCCGTGCACAAGTGCTGCTGCACAACTGCCCAGTAAACCGAAGCCTCCTGGAATTCCTTCACCTAATGCAGGTGTTGTTGGGACCACACaagacatagttctttcattCTACAAGACACCTTCTGAGTTTTGGATTCAGCTGACTACTTCTGCAAACATATTGGAAACCCTTCTAAAGAGGTTGCA TGAGCACTACAGCAGCAGCGCTCGACGGCGAGAGTTTACTCTCAGAGCAGGCATGTACTGTGCAGCATACTATGCAGAAGATGGTCACTGGTATCGCGCTAGGATCCTGCAAGTTACGCCAG ATCATGCCAAGGTTTTTTATGTGGACTTTGGCAACATTGACAGGGTGGACATTGACTGTGTATCCTTCCTTGAAGAGGAGTTTGCATCACTTCCAGCACAGGGTTTTTGCTGCAGCATTAAGGGT GTGAGGTCTCCATGTGGCCCCGGCATGTGGACTATCGCTGCTGTGCGTACATTTCGAAACATGATCTCTCGACAAGGCACAAAGCTGCAAGCCTACTTTCACTCGCAAGATATTGTCACTGGCCGCTTCATTGTGGACATTCTTTCTGATAACGAAGACCATATTCCGAAAAACTTGTCTCAAGAATTTCTCAGTCTCTGTTCAGCAGAAAGAGCCCCACTACCCAAA AACCAGCAAGGCATGAACTTTACCACCAAGCGGCACGAGACTCGTCCTGTAGTCACTATGTCACAAGCCACTTCATCTCCAGTCACAACCGCTGCAGCTGTGACATCTTCAACTGCCATGCCTTTGGTTGGCACCCCCGCTGCTACCACAACTTCGGTTTACATGCCTCTGCCGGGCATGCATACTGGGCCTGCACTTTCAACATCTGTGCCCCCTCCTGGCATGTTCCCGGCTGGCATGCCTGCTGTTAACATAGCTTCAGCCAGCACATTGCCATGTCATACACCTCCTACCAGCAAAGCTCAAGTTTCCGTGCCACATCGCGGAATGCCACTGGCTGGTACACCTTCCGATGGCATGGCTCCACCATCTGCGGGCATGTCTCCACCTCCCGCTGACATGGCTCCCCAACCTTCTGCTGGCATGGCTCCACCACCCGCGGGCATGTCTCCACCTCCCGCTGACATGGCTTCCCCACTTTCTGCGGACATGGCTACCCCTCCCACCAGCAAGGCTACCCCACCTACTGGCATGACTCCACCTCCTGCTGGCATGGTTCCCCTACCCACTGGCATGGCTCCACCTTCTGATGTGGCTCCACGTCCCACTGGTATGGGTCCCGCACCTTCTGGCACAGCTCCATCTCCTGCTGGCACGGCTCCCCCACCTGCTGGCCTGGCTCAATATTCCACCGGCACTGCTCCCGCCCCCACTGTGAAAGCTCTACGCCCCACTAGTGCAGCGCCAGCTCCCGCTGGTATGGTTCCACCTCGCAAGCCTGTTGCCACTGTGCCTCCTGCCACAATAACACCCAATGCCATGACACCTGCAGCCACTTCGATGGCCCCCACAGCAATGGCTCCTGCTGCCATGGCTCCTGCAGCTGCACTTCCTGGTGGCATGGAATCACATGGCATGCATCCAGCTACATTGCCTCCAGACAATCTGAGACAAGCTGGGACGGCTCCACCAGCTCTGCCACCAGCTCTGCCACCAGTTACTGTACCTCCAGCTGTCCTTCCTGAAGGCGACACTTTTTGCGTATGCATCTCAGTGGTGTTCAACCCATCGGACTTCTATGGCCAGATAGTGGAAAAAGCAAACACTACAGCCAAG GTGCTAGAAGAGCTTCAGCAAGAGCTGAACAAATGCGGTGCCCAGAGTGAGGCACCAACGGAAGAAATGGTGAACAAGGGCTCCTTCTGGATATGCCGCTTTCAGGGTGACAAAAACTGGTATCGAGCTCGGGTGCTCGATGTTCTTCCAGGACTCACTTGC CGGCGTTTCAGGGTCCTCTATTTAGACTATGGCAACCGAAGCACTGTGCTTTGCTCCTCTCTGCGACCACTGCCTCCCGAGCTCACAAGCCTTCCAGCCTGTGCCCATCGCATGTCTCTGGCATTCGTGTGCCCCAAGAAGGGCAGCAAGTGGGATCATTCTGCTACTGGAGTCTTTGTCAAGGAGACTGGCTTCGATGTTTCTCTCATTGCTGAGAAGAAAGGTCACAGGCGCTCTGG
- the LOC126548176 gene encoding uncharacterized protein isoform X1: MSGTRAYAIGQDELQRRLKKLHHEKELIVNVLDHMLKRMDLMVAHVSSLTNMNQFLCYFMDASSTMEHMYMKLFKIHVLLTEDTYVDAEQQRVPHMAITYSFHASSDQSSNSQLAVLEAKDRLNCLSSSSQHASSALPHLSICDEVLGRQTSAASFALPQETAAAISSLTAAYARLASGSSLTAPTCDSSGRPPAMAANCNATPGSEMYVTAMPAATVPTATVPTATVPVATVPVATVPVATVPVATVPVATVHAPAVPAPVVLAPAVPAPAVPAPVVPAPVVPAPAVSAPVVLPIGLTPNCSTTLCSEAYATVHTAVAPAAVAHSSAMPPPSLAPYFGTTLYSNAYTAAMPAHTVLVPGAAMSGSVIPSPATPGPAVPGPATPGHVAPDPTIPVTFTTPLASTQAPTVAPPVHQPSAEAAGAVCGESVGPVSFDQGDAYSYEEEGDQNKWSKLGPCVSVRNIPPTPVLPAQSQGSPNWVASDNAAAMRNFTQQKPPESASRPCTSAAAQLPSKPKPPGIPSPNAGVVGTTQDIVLSFYKTPSEFWIQLTTSANILETLLKRLHEHYSSSARRREFTLRAGMYCAAYYAEDGHWYRARILQVTPDHAKVFYVDFGNIDRVDIDCVSFLEEEFASLPAQGFCCSIKGVRSPCGPGMWTIAAVRTFRNMISRQGTKLQAYFHSQDIVTGRFIVDILSDNEDHIPKNLSQEFLSLCSAERAPLPKNQQGMNFTTKRHETRPVVTMSQATSSPVTTAAAVTSSTAMPLVGTPAATTTSVYMPLPGMHTGPALSTSVPPPGMFPAGMPAVNIASASTLPCHTPPTSKAQVSVPHRGMPLAGTPSDGMAPPSAGMSPPPADMAPQPSAGMAPPPAGMSPPPADMASPLSADMATPPTSKATPPTGMTPPPAGMVPLPTGMAPPSDVAPRPTGMGPAPSGTAPSPAGTAPPPAGLAQYSTGTAPAPTVKALRPTSAAPAPAGMVPPRKPVATVPPATITPNAMTPAATSMAPTAMAPAAMAPAAALPGGMESHGMHPATLPPDNLRQAGTAPPALPPALPPVTVPPAVLPEGDTFCVCISVVFNPSDFYGQIVEKANTTAKVLEELQQELNKCGAQSEAPTEEMVNKGSFWICRFQGDKNWYRARVLDVLPGLTCRRFRVLYLDYGNRSTVLCSSLRPLPPELTSLPACAHRMSLAFVCPKKGSKWDHSATGVFVKETGFDVSLIAEKKGHRRSGYEDIMEVVLWNRNGPTAVNINVVLVEQDVALLKAME; this comes from the exons ATGTCAGGTACGCGGGCGTATGCCATCGGTCAGGACGAGCTACAGAGGCGCCTGAAGAAGCTTCACCATGAAAAAGAGTTGATCGTGAACGTGCTAGATCACATGCTAAAAAGG ATGGATCTGATGGTGGCTCACGTGAGCAGCCTGACAAACATGAACCAGTTCCTTTGCTATTTTATGGATGCCAGTAGCACAATGGAGCACATGTATATGAAACTCTTCAAGATTCATGTCCTGCTCACCGAGGATACTTATGTTGATGCTGAACAACAGAGAGTTCCTCATATGGCTATAACATACTCATTCCATGCAAGCAGTGATCAAAGCAGCAACTCCCAGCTTGCTGTACTTGAAGCAAAGGATAGGCTGAACTGCCTGTCATCTAGT TCGCAGCATGCTTCCTCTGCATTGCCACATCTGTCCATCTGTGATGAGGTGCTGGGACGTCAAACATCGGCTGCAAGTTTTGCACTTCCACAGGAAACTGCTGCTGCGATTTCATCACTCACTGCAGCATATGCAAGACTCGCAAGCGGGTCATCGCTAACAGCACCAACTTGTGACAGCTCCGGAAGGCCCCCTGCCATGGCAGCAAACTGTAATGCAACTCCGGGCAGTGAAATGTATGTTACTGCTATGCCTGCTGCTACTGTGCCTACTGCTACTGTGCCTACTGCTACTGTGCCTGTTGCTACTGTGCCTGTTGCTACTGTGCCTGTTGCTACTGTTCCTGTTGCTACTGTTCCTGTTGCTACTGTGCATGCTCCGGCTGTACCTGCTCCAGTTGTACTTGCTCCGGCTGTACCTGCTCCGGCTGTACCTGCTCCAGTTGTACCTGCTCCAGTTGTACCTGCTCCAGCTGTATCTGCACCTGTTGTACTTCCGATTGGCTTGACACCAAACTGTAGCACAACTCTTTGCAGCGAAGCTTATGCTACTGTGCATACTGCTGTTGCACCTGCTGCTGTTGCACATAGTTCTGCTATGCCTCCACCTAGCTTGGCACCTTATTTTGGCACAACTCTATACAGCAACGCATACACTGCTGCTATGCCTGCCCATACTGTGCTTGTGCCAGGTGCTGCTATGTCTGGCTCTGTTATACCCAGCCCTGCTACACCCGGCCCTGCTGTACCCGGCCCAGCTACACCTGGTCATGTTGCGCCTGACCCTACTATCCCTGTGACATTTACAACGCCACTGGCATCTACACAGGCACCTACAGTTGCGCCACCTGTACACCAGCCTTCTGCTGAAGCTGCTGGTGCTGTTTGTGGGGAAAGTGTTGGTCCTGTAAGCTTTGATCAAGGTGATGCATACTCCTATGAGGAAGAAGGTGACCAGAACAAATGGTCCAAGCTTGGACCATGTGTGTCAGTGCGAAACATTCCCCCGACCCCTGTGCTTCCTGCACAAAGCCAAGGTAGCCCAAATTGGGTGGCCAGTGATAATGCAGCTGCAATGCGCAACTTCACGCAACAGAAACCACCAGAGAGTGCTTCAAGGCCGTGCACAAGTGCTGCTGCACAACTGCCCAGTAAACCGAAGCCTCCTGGAATTCCTTCACCTAATGCAGGTGTTGTTGGGACCACACaagacatagttctttcattCTACAAGACACCTTCTGAGTTTTGGATTCAGCTGACTACTTCTGCAAACATATTGGAAACCCTTCTAAAGAGGTTGCA TGAGCACTACAGCAGCAGCGCTCGACGGCGAGAGTTTACTCTCAGAGCAGGCATGTACTGTGCAGCATACTATGCAGAAGATGGTCACTGGTATCGCGCTAGGATCCTGCAAGTTACGCCAG ATCATGCCAAGGTTTTTTATGTGGACTTTGGCAACATTGACAGGGTGGACATTGACTGTGTATCCTTCCTTGAAGAGGAGTTTGCATCACTTCCAGCACAGGGTTTTTGCTGCAGCATTAAGGGT GTGAGGTCTCCATGTGGCCCCGGCATGTGGACTATCGCTGCTGTGCGTACATTTCGAAACATGATCTCTCGACAAGGCACAAAGCTGCAAGCCTACTTTCACTCGCAAGATATTGTCACTGGCCGCTTCATTGTGGACATTCTTTCTGATAACGAAGACCATATTCCGAAAAACTTGTCTCAAGAATTTCTCAGTCTCTGTTCAGCAGAAAGAGCCCCACTACCCAAA AACCAGCAAGGCATGAACTTTACCACCAAGCGGCACGAGACTCGTCCTGTAGTCACTATGTCACAAGCCACTTCATCTCCAGTCACAACCGCTGCAGCTGTGACATCTTCAACTGCCATGCCTTTGGTTGGCACCCCCGCTGCTACCACAACTTCGGTTTACATGCCTCTGCCGGGCATGCATACTGGGCCTGCACTTTCAACATCTGTGCCCCCTCCTGGCATGTTCCCGGCTGGCATGCCTGCTGTTAACATAGCTTCAGCCAGCACATTGCCATGTCATACACCTCCTACCAGCAAAGCTCAAGTTTCCGTGCCACATCGCGGAATGCCACTGGCTGGTACACCTTCCGATGGCATGGCTCCACCATCTGCGGGCATGTCTCCACCTCCCGCTGACATGGCTCCCCAACCTTCTGCTGGCATGGCTCCACCACCCGCGGGCATGTCTCCACCTCCCGCTGACATGGCTTCCCCACTTTCTGCGGACATGGCTACCCCTCCCACCAGCAAGGCTACCCCACCTACTGGCATGACTCCACCTCCTGCTGGCATGGTTCCCCTACCCACTGGCATGGCTCCACCTTCTGATGTGGCTCCACGTCCCACTGGTATGGGTCCCGCACCTTCTGGCACAGCTCCATCTCCTGCTGGCACGGCTCCCCCACCTGCTGGCCTGGCTCAATATTCCACCGGCACTGCTCCCGCCCCCACTGTGAAAGCTCTACGCCCCACTAGTGCAGCGCCAGCTCCCGCTGGTATGGTTCCACCTCGCAAGCCTGTTGCCACTGTGCCTCCTGCCACAATAACACCCAATGCCATGACACCTGCAGCCACTTCGATGGCCCCCACAGCAATGGCTCCTGCTGCCATGGCTCCTGCAGCTGCACTTCCTGGTGGCATGGAATCACATGGCATGCATCCAGCTACATTGCCTCCAGACAATCTGAGACAAGCTGGGACGGCTCCACCAGCTCTGCCACCAGCTCTGCCACCAGTTACTGTACCTCCAGCTGTCCTTCCTGAAGGCGACACTTTTTGCGTATGCATCTCAGTGGTGTTCAACCCATCGGACTTCTATGGCCAGATAGTGGAAAAAGCAAACACTACAGCCAAG GTGCTAGAAGAGCTTCAGCAAGAGCTGAACAAATGCGGTGCCCAGAGTGAGGCACCAACGGAAGAAATGGTGAACAAGGGCTCCTTCTGGATATGCCGCTTTCAGGGTGACAAAAACTGGTATCGAGCTCGGGTGCTCGATGTTCTTCCAGGACTCACTTGC CGGCGTTTCAGGGTCCTCTATTTAGACTATGGCAACCGAAGCACTGTGCTTTGCTCCTCTCTGCGACCACTGCCTCCCGAGCTCACAAGCCTTCCAGCCTGTGCCCATCGCATGTCTCTGGCATTCGTGTGCCCCAAGAAGGGCAGCAAGTGGGATCATTCTGCTACTGGAGTCTTTGTCAAGGAGACTGGCTTCGATGTTTCTCTCATTGCTGAGAAGAAAGGTCACAGGCGCTCTGG
- the LOC126548176 gene encoding uncharacterized protein isoform X2 — MSGTRAYAIGQDELQRRLKKLHHEKELIVNVLDHMLKRMDLMVAHVSSLTNMNQFLCYFMDASSTMEHMYMKLFKIHVLLTEDTYVDAEQQRVPHMAITYSFHASSDQSSNSQLAVLEAKDRLNCLSSSSQHASSALPHLSICDEVLGRQTSAASFALPQETAAAISSLTAAYARLASGSSLTAPTCDSSGRPPAMAANCNATPGSEMYVTAMPAATVPTATVPTATVPVATVPVATVPVATVPVATVPVATVHAPAVPAPVVLAPAVPAPAVPAPVVPAPVVPAPAVSAPVVLPIGLTPNCSTTLCSEAYATVHTAVAPAAVAHSSAMPPPSLAPYFGTTLYSNAYTAAMPAHTVLVPGAAMSGSVIPSPATPGPAVPGPATPGHVAPDPTIPVTFTTPLASTQAPTVAPPVHQPSAEAAGAVCGESVGPVSFDQGDAYSYEEEGDQNKWSKLGPCVSVRNIPPTPVLPAQSQGSPNWVASDNAAAMRNFTQQKPPESASRPCTSAAAQLPSKPKPPGIPSPNAGVVGTTQDIVLSFYKTPSEFWIQLTTSANILETLLKRLHEHYSSSARRREFTLRAGMYCAAYYAEDGHWYRARILQVTPDHAKVFYVDFGNIDRVDIDCVSFLEEEFASLPAQGFCCSIKGVRSPCGPGMWTIAAVRTFRNMISRQGTKLQAYFHSQDIVTGRFIVDILSDNEDHIPKNLSQEFLSLCSAERAPLPKNQQGMNFTTKRHETRPVVTMSQATSSPVTTAAAVTSSTAMPLVGTPAATTTSVYMPLPGMHTGPALSTSVPPPGMFPAGMPAVNIASASTLPCHTPPTSKAQVSVPHRGMPLAGTPSDGMAPPSAGMSPPPADMAPQPSAGMAPPPAGMSPPPADMASPLSADMATPPTSKATPPTGMTPPPAGMVPLPTGMAPPSDVAPRPTGMGPAPSGTAPSPAGTAPPPAGLAQYSTGTAPAPTVKALRPTSAAPAPAATSMAPTAMAPAAMAPAAALPGGMESHGMHPATLPPDNLRQAGTAPPALPPALPPVTVPPAVLPEGDTFCVCISVVFNPSDFYGQIVEKANTTAKVLEELQQELNKCGAQSEAPTEEMVNKGSFWICRFQGDKNWYRARVLDVLPGLTCRRFRVLYLDYGNRSTVLCSSLRPLPPELTSLPACAHRMSLAFVCPKKGSKWDHSATGVFVKETGFDVSLIAEKKGHRRSGYEDIMEVVLWNRNGPTAVNINVVLVEQDVALLKAME, encoded by the exons ATGTCAGGTACGCGGGCGTATGCCATCGGTCAGGACGAGCTACAGAGGCGCCTGAAGAAGCTTCACCATGAAAAAGAGTTGATCGTGAACGTGCTAGATCACATGCTAAAAAGG ATGGATCTGATGGTGGCTCACGTGAGCAGCCTGACAAACATGAACCAGTTCCTTTGCTATTTTATGGATGCCAGTAGCACAATGGAGCACATGTATATGAAACTCTTCAAGATTCATGTCCTGCTCACCGAGGATACTTATGTTGATGCTGAACAACAGAGAGTTCCTCATATGGCTATAACATACTCATTCCATGCAAGCAGTGATCAAAGCAGCAACTCCCAGCTTGCTGTACTTGAAGCAAAGGATAGGCTGAACTGCCTGTCATCTAGT TCGCAGCATGCTTCCTCTGCATTGCCACATCTGTCCATCTGTGATGAGGTGCTGGGACGTCAAACATCGGCTGCAAGTTTTGCACTTCCACAGGAAACTGCTGCTGCGATTTCATCACTCACTGCAGCATATGCAAGACTCGCAAGCGGGTCATCGCTAACAGCACCAACTTGTGACAGCTCCGGAAGGCCCCCTGCCATGGCAGCAAACTGTAATGCAACTCCGGGCAGTGAAATGTATGTTACTGCTATGCCTGCTGCTACTGTGCCTACTGCTACTGTGCCTACTGCTACTGTGCCTGTTGCTACTGTGCCTGTTGCTACTGTGCCTGTTGCTACTGTTCCTGTTGCTACTGTTCCTGTTGCTACTGTGCATGCTCCGGCTGTACCTGCTCCAGTTGTACTTGCTCCGGCTGTACCTGCTCCGGCTGTACCTGCTCCAGTTGTACCTGCTCCAGTTGTACCTGCTCCAGCTGTATCTGCACCTGTTGTACTTCCGATTGGCTTGACACCAAACTGTAGCACAACTCTTTGCAGCGAAGCTTATGCTACTGTGCATACTGCTGTTGCACCTGCTGCTGTTGCACATAGTTCTGCTATGCCTCCACCTAGCTTGGCACCTTATTTTGGCACAACTCTATACAGCAACGCATACACTGCTGCTATGCCTGCCCATACTGTGCTTGTGCCAGGTGCTGCTATGTCTGGCTCTGTTATACCCAGCCCTGCTACACCCGGCCCTGCTGTACCCGGCCCAGCTACACCTGGTCATGTTGCGCCTGACCCTACTATCCCTGTGACATTTACAACGCCACTGGCATCTACACAGGCACCTACAGTTGCGCCACCTGTACACCAGCCTTCTGCTGAAGCTGCTGGTGCTGTTTGTGGGGAAAGTGTTGGTCCTGTAAGCTTTGATCAAGGTGATGCATACTCCTATGAGGAAGAAGGTGACCAGAACAAATGGTCCAAGCTTGGACCATGTGTGTCAGTGCGAAACATTCCCCCGACCCCTGTGCTTCCTGCACAAAGCCAAGGTAGCCCAAATTGGGTGGCCAGTGATAATGCAGCTGCAATGCGCAACTTCACGCAACAGAAACCACCAGAGAGTGCTTCAAGGCCGTGCACAAGTGCTGCTGCACAACTGCCCAGTAAACCGAAGCCTCCTGGAATTCCTTCACCTAATGCAGGTGTTGTTGGGACCACACaagacatagttctttcattCTACAAGACACCTTCTGAGTTTTGGATTCAGCTGACTACTTCTGCAAACATATTGGAAACCCTTCTAAAGAGGTTGCA TGAGCACTACAGCAGCAGCGCTCGACGGCGAGAGTTTACTCTCAGAGCAGGCATGTACTGTGCAGCATACTATGCAGAAGATGGTCACTGGTATCGCGCTAGGATCCTGCAAGTTACGCCAG ATCATGCCAAGGTTTTTTATGTGGACTTTGGCAACATTGACAGGGTGGACATTGACTGTGTATCCTTCCTTGAAGAGGAGTTTGCATCACTTCCAGCACAGGGTTTTTGCTGCAGCATTAAGGGT GTGAGGTCTCCATGTGGCCCCGGCATGTGGACTATCGCTGCTGTGCGTACATTTCGAAACATGATCTCTCGACAAGGCACAAAGCTGCAAGCCTACTTTCACTCGCAAGATATTGTCACTGGCCGCTTCATTGTGGACATTCTTTCTGATAACGAAGACCATATTCCGAAAAACTTGTCTCAAGAATTTCTCAGTCTCTGTTCAGCAGAAAGAGCCCCACTACCCAAA AACCAGCAAGGCATGAACTTTACCACCAAGCGGCACGAGACTCGTCCTGTAGTCACTATGTCACAAGCCACTTCATCTCCAGTCACAACCGCTGCAGCTGTGACATCTTCAACTGCCATGCCTTTGGTTGGCACCCCCGCTGCTACCACAACTTCGGTTTACATGCCTCTGCCGGGCATGCATACTGGGCCTGCACTTTCAACATCTGTGCCCCCTCCTGGCATGTTCCCGGCTGGCATGCCTGCTGTTAACATAGCTTCAGCCAGCACATTGCCATGTCATACACCTCCTACCAGCAAAGCTCAAGTTTCCGTGCCACATCGCGGAATGCCACTGGCTGGTACACCTTCCGATGGCATGGCTCCACCATCTGCGGGCATGTCTCCACCTCCCGCTGACATGGCTCCCCAACCTTCTGCTGGCATGGCTCCACCACCCGCGGGCATGTCTCCACCTCCCGCTGACATGGCTTCCCCACTTTCTGCGGACATGGCTACCCCTCCCACCAGCAAGGCTACCCCACCTACTGGCATGACTCCACCTCCTGCTGGCATGGTTCCCCTACCCACTGGCATGGCTCCACCTTCTGATGTGGCTCCACGTCCCACTGGTATGGGTCCCGCACCTTCTGGCACAGCTCCATCTCCTGCTGGCACGGCTCCCCCACCTGCTGGCCTGGCTCAATATTCCACCGGCACTGCTCCCGCCCCCACTGTGAAAGCTCTACGCCCCACTAGTGCAGCGCCAGCTCCCGCTG CCACTTCGATGGCCCCCACAGCAATGGCTCCTGCTGCCATGGCTCCTGCAGCTGCACTTCCTGGTGGCATGGAATCACATGGCATGCATCCAGCTACATTGCCTCCAGACAATCTGAGACAAGCTGGGACGGCTCCACCAGCTCTGCCACCAGCTCTGCCACCAGTTACTGTACCTCCAGCTGTCCTTCCTGAAGGCGACACTTTTTGCGTATGCATCTCAGTGGTGTTCAACCCATCGGACTTCTATGGCCAGATAGTGGAAAAAGCAAACACTACAGCCAAG GTGCTAGAAGAGCTTCAGCAAGAGCTGAACAAATGCGGTGCCCAGAGTGAGGCACCAACGGAAGAAATGGTGAACAAGGGCTCCTTCTGGATATGCCGCTTTCAGGGTGACAAAAACTGGTATCGAGCTCGGGTGCTCGATGTTCTTCCAGGACTCACTTGC CGGCGTTTCAGGGTCCTCTATTTAGACTATGGCAACCGAAGCACTGTGCTTTGCTCCTCTCTGCGACCACTGCCTCCCGAGCTCACAAGCCTTCCAGCCTGTGCCCATCGCATGTCTCTGGCATTCGTGTGCCCCAAGAAGGGCAGCAAGTGGGATCATTCTGCTACTGGAGTCTTTGTCAAGGAGACTGGCTTCGATGTTTCTCTCATTGCTGAGAAGAAAGGTCACAGGCGCTCTGG